TTCCCTTCTCCGATCCGATCGCGGACGGGGCGACGCTCCAGCGCGCGGCCGCCCGAGCGCTCGCCTCCGGGACGACGCTCGACGGCGTCTTCGCCGCCGCCGCCGAGATCCGGGCGAAGACCGACCTCCCGCTCCTCCTGTTCTCGTACGCCAACCCGCTCTGCGCGCGAGGGTTCGGGCGCGCCTTCCGGGAAGCGGCCTCCGCGGGGTTCGACGCCCTTCTCCTGACGGACGTGCCGGCGGAGGAGTCGGACGCGGTGCTCCCGGATGTCGCCCGGGCGGGGCTCGATCCCGTTCTGCTCGTCTCGCCGACCTCGGACGCGGGAAGGATGCGCGCCGCGGCGGAACGGTCGCGCGGGTTCCTCTACGTCGTCTCGCGAACCGGCACGACCGGGGAACGCGCCCGCCTCGCGGAGGATCTCCAGCGGACCGTCGCGCGCGCGCGCCGCGCGGCGGACGCGGAGCGCGGGGACCGCGGAACGCTTCCCATCGCGGTGG
The Thermoanaerobaculia bacterium genome window above contains:
- the trpA gene encoding tryptophan synthase subunit alpha, whose protein sequence is MKSSGRVAAAFARAEGEERAAFVAYLTAGDPDLRATVELARAVEAAGADVLELGVPFSDPIADGATLQRAAARALASGTTLDGVFAAAAEIRAKTDLPLLLFSYANPLCARGFGRAFREAASAGFDALLLTDVPAEESDAVLPDVARAGLDPVLLVSPTSDAGRMRAAAERSRGFLYVVSRTGTTGERARLAEDLQRTVARARRAADAERGDRGTLPIAVGFGIASAEDARRVAAIADGVVVGSALVACAESGGARAASAVETLARSLAEACRR